Proteins from a genomic interval of Crassostrea angulata isolate pt1a10 chromosome 7, ASM2561291v2, whole genome shotgun sequence:
- the LOC128156304 gene encoding vascular cell adhesion protein 1-like codes for MVKMISISFDRIGTVAVRQGFSLRLTLFMVFVSLFPEIRTQTSLPGNPILSIIDAKNEGDTVTLTCTSYGGNPLPTVRWYKNTQLVDPGSSPNGNGDGVFTVGSTTATYNNYTFQVSRSDNAVSYICKVNSSLLTSELTRSLRIEVYVPADNPIISGPTAATALDANKNYNHTCTAANGYPVVNIVWRLGTSFGTSQDLSQGVSGRTFRISESTTTNSDSTLTKVSVLSWTPITADNGNILFCVTTQLTAPGGSVPNITKSTNVLISVQQIPILRILNTSYTIEVGQAVTLGCRIVSALPPATRVSWSRFVNGVYSLVAIDNVRYFGSTVSNPNLTITNVALSDATTYQCSATNNAGTGNSGMTLLTVTGSSH; via the exons ATGGTGAAAATGATTTCAATTAGTTTCGACAGGATCGGGACAGTGGCCGTCAGACAGGGTTTCTCACTACGCCTCACTCTGTTCATGGTATTCGTTTCGTTGTTTCCAGAGATTCGCACTCAAACAT CCCTTCCTGGAAATCCAATACTCAGCATAATCGATGCCAAAAACGAGGGCGATACTGTGACCTTGACATGTACGTCGTACGGAGGTAACCCCCTGCCCACCGTTCGGTGGTACAAAAATACTCAGCTGGTGGACCCCGGAAGCAGTCCAAACGGAAATGGAGACGGTGTGTTCACGGTAGGCTCCACCACCGCCACCTATAACAACTATACTTTCCAAGTGTCAAGGTCGGATAATGCTGTATCTTATATCTGCAAGGTCAACAGTTCCTTACTGACATCTGAACTCACGCGCTCGCTGAGGATAGAAGTATACG TTCCAGCGGATAACCCCATCATCAGTGGTCCAACTGCTGCAACAGCGCTTGAtgcaaataaaaattacaaCCACACATGCACTGCTGCTAACGGCTACCCAGTGGTAAACATAGTATGGAGACTTGGAACGTCTTTCGGAACTTCTCAAGATCTTTCACAGGGAGTGTCAGGTCGGACATTCCGGATCTCAGAGAGCACGACTACGAATTCGGATAGCACATTGACCAAAGTGAGCGTGCTGAGCTGGACCCCCATCACTGCTGATAACGGGAATATACTGTTCTGTGTGACGACCCAACTCACAGCGCCAGGGGGATCCGTACCAAACATCACAAAATCGACCAACGTTCTCATCTCTGTCCAAC AAATTCCAATCCTTCGGATTCTGAATACCAGTTACACTATTGAAGTAGGGCAAGCAGTGACGTTAGGGTGTAGAATCGTGTCAGCATTGCCGCCCGCGACGAGGGTCTCCTGGAGCAGATTTGTCAATGGCGTGTACAGTCTAGTGGCCATTGATAATGTCCGGTACTTTGGATCCACCGTTAGTAATCCTAATTTGACAATTACAAACGTAGCTCTCAGCGATGCAACCACCTATCAGTGTTCGGCAACAAACAACGCGGGCACGGGGAACAGCGGTATGACGTTACTCACCGTCACCGGAA gttcACATTGA